A single genomic interval of Halorubrum aethiopicum harbors:
- a CDS encoding tetratricopeptide repeat protein, producing the protein MTDERDADRHEFSAGQGVDADYEEFTLDPEELNADPTTVDPVDSRALTDVLDRRNVESDAVDVERLMDVGLSYMGINRFEEATETFERAARFADEDSLEAQEAWVNKGAAHAELEEYDEAIGAYQEALRIDDDSEHAASAETNLAYALWESGRGEQALEHAERAVDIDPRFAQAWYNRGFLLVERGLAEDAVNCFDNAIRLGYRDAGVLEEKARALEEAGEHEQAEEVADRAEEIRREAEERMVEEQAGQGGMGGQPGQGGGRAPNGRGGRGGEPGAGEPERELHGEGPEGF; encoded by the coding sequence ATGACCGACGAGCGCGACGCGGACCGCCACGAGTTCTCCGCGGGCCAGGGCGTCGACGCCGACTACGAGGAGTTCACCCTCGACCCCGAGGAGCTGAACGCGGACCCGACCACGGTCGACCCGGTCGACTCGCGGGCCCTCACCGACGTGCTCGACCGGCGGAACGTCGAAAGCGACGCCGTCGACGTCGAGCGGCTGATGGACGTCGGGCTCTCCTACATGGGGATCAACCGCTTCGAGGAGGCGACGGAGACGTTCGAGCGCGCGGCCCGGTTCGCCGACGAGGACTCGCTGGAGGCACAGGAGGCGTGGGTGAACAAGGGGGCGGCCCACGCGGAACTCGAGGAGTACGACGAGGCGATCGGCGCGTATCAGGAGGCGCTACGCATCGACGACGACTCCGAACACGCCGCGAGCGCCGAGACGAACCTCGCGTACGCGCTCTGGGAGTCCGGGCGCGGCGAGCAGGCGCTCGAACACGCCGAGCGGGCCGTGGACATCGACCCGCGGTTCGCGCAGGCGTGGTACAACCGCGGCTTCCTGCTCGTCGAGCGCGGCCTCGCCGAGGACGCGGTCAACTGCTTCGACAACGCGATCCGTCTCGGCTACCGCGACGCCGGCGTCCTGGAGGAGAAGGCCCGCGCGCTGGAGGAGGCGGGCGAACACGAGCAGGCCGAGGAGGTCGCCGACCGCGCCGAGGAGATCCGCCGGGAGGCCGAAGAGCGGATGGTCGAGGAACAGGCCGGGCAGGGCGGCATGGGCGGCCAGCCCGGTCAAGGCGGCGGACGCGCCCCGAACGGTCGGGGCGGCCGCGGCGGGGAGCCCGGGGCGGGCGAACCGGAACGCGAGCTTCACGGAGAGGGTCCAGAGGGCTTTTAG
- a CDS encoding DUF424 domain-containing protein → MLLRERETPEGTLVSVCDGDCLGETYDNGRASLSVTEEFYGGDDAVEADAEAVVAALRRAQVGNLVGREAVGVAVDAGLVDEGAVMEFDGTRHAQLLWL, encoded by the coding sequence ATGCTGCTTCGCGAGCGGGAGACGCCCGAGGGGACGCTCGTCTCGGTCTGTGACGGCGACTGCCTCGGCGAGACCTACGACAACGGGCGCGCCAGCCTCTCGGTGACCGAGGAGTTCTACGGCGGCGACGACGCCGTCGAGGCCGACGCCGAGGCGGTCGTCGCCGCGCTCCGCCGCGCGCAGGTGGGGAACCTCGTCGGTCGGGAGGCGGTCGGCGTCGCGGTCGACGCGGGGCTCGTCGACGAGGGCGCGGTCATGGAGTTCGACGGAACGCGACACGCCCAGCTGCTCTGGCTGTGA
- a CDS encoding DUF2157 domain-containing protein: protein MDRDSLRAALDRWTDAGVIDEETASRIREFERADEVPETDDDDDTAEADDAGDASAGRGGGLLEENRVVVALALMGGVLVAVGVGAYLYERWESIPVVARVAILVGVPLVAAAGGTRLREDSPRTAHGLWLLAALFTGVTLFRLAELTPVVDVDAARAWLLAAWTAVAVAIGAGLDSRPIGGAGAILGAATLASATDPAEFVLLFGAYGGLLYVAGLTGHGEPASADESRALPRFAATLRWIGGAFAAAALVPVVAVGSPPEGLSAGTVLLVAASVVAAAVAVGRAGDDRLARYASAPAVAAPVAAAVAWGVPRHVGDFAGSLVALGCLLGVVLALVVGAVGLREAAPANVAALGFVLGVVAFLAGPVGDAISGSLALVVAGAVLLAAGLGAERGRRAVLARIGR, encoded by the coding sequence ATGGACCGCGATTCCCTCCGCGCGGCGCTCGACCGCTGGACCGACGCGGGCGTGATAGACGAGGAGACCGCGTCGCGGATCCGGGAGTTCGAGCGGGCGGACGAGGTCCCCGAGACCGACGACGACGACGACACCGCCGAGGCCGACGACGCAGGTGACGCGTCGGCCGGCCGCGGGGGCGGCCTCCTCGAGGAGAACCGGGTCGTCGTCGCGCTGGCGCTGATGGGCGGCGTCCTCGTCGCCGTCGGCGTCGGCGCGTACCTCTACGAGCGCTGGGAGTCGATCCCGGTCGTCGCGCGGGTCGCGATCCTCGTCGGCGTGCCCCTCGTCGCCGCCGCCGGCGGGACGCGGCTCCGGGAGGACTCCCCCAGGACCGCCCACGGCTTGTGGCTGCTCGCGGCGCTTTTCACCGGCGTGACCCTCTTTCGGCTCGCCGAGTTGACGCCCGTCGTCGACGTCGACGCCGCACGGGCGTGGCTGCTGGCGGCGTGGACCGCGGTCGCGGTCGCGATCGGGGCCGGACTCGACTCGCGGCCGATCGGGGGCGCGGGGGCGATCCTCGGCGCGGCGACCCTCGCGTCGGCGACCGACCCGGCGGAGTTCGTGCTCCTGTTCGGGGCGTATGGCGGCCTCCTCTACGTCGCCGGGCTCACCGGCCACGGCGAGCCGGCATCCGCCGACGAGAGCCGCGCACTCCCGCGGTTCGCGGCGACGCTCCGCTGGATCGGCGGGGCGTTCGCGGCGGCCGCGCTCGTGCCGGTCGTCGCGGTCGGATCGCCGCCGGAGGGGCTCTCCGCCGGAACCGTCCTGCTCGTCGCGGCGAGCGTCGTCGCCGCCGCCGTCGCGGTGGGTCGCGCCGGCGACGACCGGCTCGCGCGGTACGCGAGCGCGCCCGCGGTCGCGGCCCCCGTCGCGGCCGCGGTCGCGTGGGGCGTCCCCCGGCACGTCGGCGACTTCGCCGGGTCGCTGGTCGCGCTCGGCTGCCTGCTCGGCGTCGTGTTGGCGCTCGTCGTCGGCGCGGTGGGCCTCCGGGAGGCCGCCCCGGCGAACGTGGCGGCGCTCGGGTTCGTCCTCGGCGTGGTCGCCTTCCTCGCCGGCCCCGTCGGGGACGCGATCTCCGGGTCGCTGGCGCTCGTCGTCGCGGGGGCGGTCCTGCTCGCCGCGGGGCTCGGCGCGGAGCGCGGCCGGCGGGCGGTGCTCGCGCGGATCGGCCGATAG
- a CDS encoding BGTF surface domain-containing protein — MPTQPSTADEAGSIRRIARKLLPAAGTVLVATLAVVGIALAGSALVGTAAADGTAELDASIVTVTEGDTAAVEVETDGVDEVEVAIGDESTSGYELRATVTPDDDDGTTRLVFDHAETGGGGTPLTAEGDAAVSIESETDLDEPIAPGSYDVSVSVDGDEPADIGNLMVEPESTGDGAGDDEDGSPDEGDGSDDSAETTVTESDVEAADVVVEPAETDVTVPVDLADGETVTLRIRSAADASPAYIKTEEATVEDGEATARFDLSETSHGDRATLTVRGNDGLDGESEHEVLVVDESIGVEEADGGSGDDSTDGSASDDGTTTSVPGFGVVAAALALLGGALVARRRA, encoded by the coding sequence ATGCCGACGCAGCCCTCCACGGCCGACGAGGCCGGATCGATCCGACGCATCGCGAGAAAACTGCTCCCCGCGGCGGGCACGGTCCTCGTGGCCACGCTCGCGGTCGTCGGGATCGCGCTGGCCGGAAGCGCGCTCGTCGGGACGGCCGCCGCGGACGGCACGGCCGAACTCGACGCCTCGATCGTCACGGTGACCGAGGGCGACACCGCCGCCGTCGAGGTCGAGACCGACGGCGTCGACGAGGTCGAGGTCGCGATCGGCGACGAGTCGACGAGCGGGTACGAACTCCGCGCGACCGTGACGCCCGACGACGACGACGGGACCACGAGGCTCGTCTTCGACCACGCCGAGACGGGCGGAGGTGGAACGCCTCTGACCGCCGAGGGCGACGCCGCGGTGTCGATCGAGAGCGAGACCGACCTCGACGAGCCGATCGCGCCCGGCTCCTACGACGTGTCGGTGTCCGTCGACGGCGACGAACCCGCGGACATCGGGAACCTGATGGTCGAGCCCGAGTCGACGGGGGACGGAGCCGGAGACGACGAGGACGGCTCGCCCGATGAGGGCGACGGGTCGGATGACTCCGCCGAGACGACGGTCACCGAATCGGACGTCGAGGCGGCCGACGTGGTCGTCGAGCCGGCCGAGACGGACGTGACCGTCCCGGTCGACCTCGCGGACGGCGAGACCGTGACGCTCCGGATCCGGTCGGCCGCGGACGCGAGCCCCGCCTACATCAAGACCGAGGAGGCGACGGTCGAGGACGGCGAGGCGACCGCGAGGTTCGATCTCAGTGAGACGAGCCACGGCGACCGCGCGACGCTGACGGTCCGTGGCAACGACGGACTCGACGGCGAGAGCGAGCACGAGGTCCTCGTCGTCGACGAGTCGATCGGCGTCGAGGAGGCGGACGGCGGGAGCGGGGACGACTCGACGGACGGGAGCGCCTCCGACGACGGAACCACTACCAGCGTTCCGGGCTTCGGGGTCGTCGCGGCCGCGCTCGCGCTCCTCGGGGGCGCGCTCGTCGCGCGCCGGCGAGCGTAA
- a CDS encoding hemolysin family protein has protein sequence MDLTLSFLGAAAILALTGISAFFSSSELAVFSVAKHRVDALVADGTPGSAALSSLRENPHRFLVTALVSNNVANIAAASVATAVLVQYLPAGQAATGSTVFTSFFVIVFGEIAPKSYAVANAERHALRVARPVVALQRLLRPILYVFEAASGVVTRVVGGDTAIESYLSREEIQTLVLSGEETGALDPDESAMIRGVLDLGATRVTAVMVPRTDMVAIPDTATPAEVVSAATAAHVTRLPVYGENRDDVVGVVDVRDAIRADEAGEGLASVLAEPTFVPETKPVDELFAEMRETGARLVVVVDEFGAVVGLATLEDVLEEVVGELVGRGETDHVDVLEPGVAVARGWTTVAYLNDALGIALPTDGGFETVAGLITERVGRLPEEGDRVAVGDVTLVVTDATPTRVTRIRVEHPVPTPGDGDPAAESP, from the coding sequence ATGGACCTCACGCTCTCGTTTCTCGGGGCGGCCGCGATCCTCGCACTGACCGGGATCAGCGCCTTCTTCTCGAGTTCGGAACTCGCCGTGTTCTCGGTCGCGAAACACCGCGTCGACGCGCTCGTCGCGGACGGGACCCCCGGCAGCGCGGCGCTCTCGTCGCTCCGGGAGAACCCGCACCGCTTCCTCGTCACCGCGCTCGTGAGCAACAACGTCGCGAACATCGCGGCCGCCTCCGTCGCGACCGCGGTGCTCGTCCAGTACCTCCCGGCCGGGCAGGCCGCGACCGGCTCCACCGTCTTCACCTCGTTTTTCGTCATCGTCTTCGGCGAGATCGCGCCGAAGTCGTACGCGGTCGCGAACGCGGAGCGACACGCGCTCCGGGTCGCCCGCCCGGTCGTCGCCCTCCAGCGGCTCCTCCGGCCGATCCTCTACGTCTTCGAGGCCGCGAGCGGGGTCGTCACCCGCGTCGTCGGCGGCGACACGGCTATCGAGTCGTACCTGAGCCGCGAGGAGATCCAGACGCTCGTGCTCTCCGGGGAGGAGACCGGCGCGCTCGATCCCGACGAGAGCGCGATGATCCGCGGCGTCCTCGACCTGGGCGCGACCCGCGTCACCGCCGTGATGGTCCCCCGAACCGACATGGTCGCGATCCCCGACACGGCGACGCCCGCCGAGGTCGTCTCGGCGGCCACGGCGGCACACGTCACCAGGCTGCCCGTCTACGGCGAGAACCGCGACGACGTGGTGGGGGTCGTCGACGTCCGCGACGCGATCCGCGCCGACGAGGCGGGCGAGGGGCTCGCGAGCGTGCTCGCGGAGCCGACGTTCGTCCCCGAGACGAAGCCGGTGGACGAGCTGTTCGCGGAGATGCGCGAGACCGGCGCGCGACTGGTCGTCGTCGTCGACGAGTTCGGCGCGGTCGTCGGGCTCGCGACCCTCGAGGACGTGCTCGAGGAGGTGGTCGGCGAGCTGGTCGGGCGGGGCGAGACCGACCACGTCGACGTCCTCGAGCCGGGCGTCGCGGTCGCGCGCGGCTGGACCACCGTGGCGTACCTCAACGACGCGCTCGGGATCGCGCTGCCGACCGACGGCGGGTTCGAGACGGTCGCCGGGCTGATCACGGAGCGCGTGGGCCGGCTCCCCGAGGAGGGCGACCGCGTCGCGGTCGGCGACGTCACCCTCGTCGTCACCGACGCGACCCCGACGCGGGTGACGCGGATCCGCGTCGAACACCCGGTTCCGACTCCCGGCGATGGCGACCCCGCGGCGGAGTCGCCCTGA
- a CDS encoding S49 family peptidase encodes MSTNKLSTAITPRRQVAAVVLAAALLGVVVAPNVYAATNETTDTVAVVEIEGPVNSALADDVESELAAIRGNDSVGAVVLKIDTPGGAPVASERMYKAVQRTSQGMPVIASVQAMSASGGYYAMAPADDIYVLPTSQVGSIGLNAPAPRTTPPVSGPSGPDKAGGNEIQGWAEQQTLADTFVDAMMAERGEEFQMPREQVAQADVYLGTEAVQNGFADEIGSLNEAIHEAATRAELGDYRVDTRETGLDTGLPILLRTDSQVVAVYANDPGYADVKPMPSTYVHLEAVPHVDTVERFAGSDLGVDAGSDGTAGDAGADGPANDTAASLNGGVSA; translated from the coding sequence ATGTCTACCAACAAGCTCTCCACGGCCATCACCCCGCGACGACAGGTCGCGGCCGTCGTGTTGGCCGCCGCGTTGCTCGGCGTCGTGGTCGCGCCGAACGTGTACGCGGCGACCAACGAGACGACGGACACGGTGGCCGTCGTCGAAATCGAAGGCCCCGTCAACTCGGCCCTCGCCGACGACGTCGAAAGCGAACTCGCAGCGATCCGCGGCAACGACTCCGTCGGTGCCGTCGTCTTGAAGATCGACACGCCCGGCGGCGCGCCGGTCGCGTCCGAGCGCATGTACAAGGCGGTCCAGCGCACGAGCCAGGGGATGCCGGTCATCGCGAGCGTTCAAGCGATGAGCGCCTCCGGCGGCTACTACGCGATGGCTCCCGCCGACGACATCTACGTGTTGCCGACCTCGCAGGTCGGGAGCATCGGGCTGAACGCACCCGCTCCCCGGACGACCCCGCCCGTGTCGGGCCCGAGCGGCCCCGACAAGGCCGGCGGTAACGAGATCCAGGGCTGGGCGGAACAGCAGACGCTCGCCGACACCTTCGTCGACGCGATGATGGCGGAGCGCGGCGAGGAGTTCCAGATGCCGCGCGAGCAGGTCGCACAGGCCGACGTCTACCTCGGCACCGAGGCCGTCCAGAACGGCTTCGCCGACGAGATCGGCTCGCTCAACGAGGCGATCCACGAGGCCGCGACCCGCGCCGAACTCGGCGACTACCGGGTCGACACGCGCGAGACCGGCCTCGACACCGGCCTCCCGATCCTGCTCCGCACCGACTCGCAGGTCGTCGCGGTGTACGCGAACGACCCCGGCTACGCCGACGTCAAGCCGATGCCCTCCACGTACGTCCACCTCGAGGCGGTCCCGCACGTCGACACGGTCGAACGGTTCGCGGGGAGCGACCTCGGCGTCGACGCCGGGAGCGACGGAACCGCCGGGGACGCCGGCGCGGACGGTCCCGCCAACGACACCGCGGCCTCCCTGAACGGGGGTGTTTCCGCGTGA
- a CDS encoding pyridoxal-phosphate-dependent aminotransferase family protein — translation MTKKREYRDDYRNKTLYIPGPTEVRDDVVEAMAQPMFGHRMDRMTDLYTTIVEDTKEFLGTDNEVVILTASGTEFWEASTLNLVDENILVPTCGSFSERHANVAERLGKDVDRLEYEWGEAVKPEDVRAHLESSETEYDVVATVMNESSTGVRNPIEEIGDVVAEYPDTYFVVDAVSALGGDYVDIDEHGIDVIFASTQKAFAMPPGLAVCVVSDDAYEREVEKGDSSWYGGFRRTIDYYDRKGQTHSTPAIPIMLAYRKQMKHMLEEGHRARDERHREMMEYVHEWANEHFAMFPEAGYESQTVACIENTRGIDVAGTIEAVSEEYDMAFSNGYGSQLGEETFRIGHMGEHTVESVRELTDAIEDVAGL, via the coding sequence GTGACGAAGAAACGCGAATACCGAGACGACTACCGGAACAAGACGCTGTACATCCCGGGGCCGACGGAGGTCCGCGACGACGTCGTCGAGGCGATGGCCCAGCCGATGTTCGGTCACCGCATGGACCGGATGACGGATCTCTACACCACCATCGTCGAGGACACGAAGGAGTTCCTCGGCACCGACAACGAGGTCGTGATCCTGACCGCCTCCGGCACCGAGTTCTGGGAGGCGTCAACGCTCAACCTCGTCGACGAGAACATCCTCGTGCCGACCTGCGGGAGCTTCAGCGAGCGCCACGCCAACGTCGCAGAGCGGCTCGGCAAGGACGTCGACCGCCTCGAGTACGAGTGGGGCGAGGCGGTCAAGCCGGAGGACGTCCGCGCGCACCTCGAGTCCTCGGAGACGGAGTACGACGTGGTCGCCACCGTCATGAACGAGTCCTCGACGGGCGTCCGGAACCCGATCGAGGAGATCGGCGACGTGGTCGCGGAGTACCCGGACACCTACTTCGTCGTCGACGCGGTCTCCGCCTTGGGCGGCGACTACGTCGACATCGACGAACACGGCATCGACGTGATCTTCGCGTCGACCCAGAAGGCGTTCGCGATGCCGCCGGGGCTCGCGGTCTGTGTCGTCAGCGACGACGCCTACGAGCGCGAGGTCGAGAAGGGCGACTCATCGTGGTACGGCGGCTTCCGCCGGACGATCGACTACTACGACCGCAAGGGCCAGACCCACTCGACGCCCGCGATTCCGATCATGCTCGCCTACCGCAAGCAGATGAAACACATGCTCGAGGAGGGCCACCGCGCCCGCGACGAGCGACACCGCGAGATGATGGAGTACGTCCACGAGTGGGCGAACGAGCACTTCGCGATGTTCCCCGAGGCTGGGTACGAGTCGCAGACGGTCGCCTGTATCGAGAACACGCGGGGGATCGACGTGGCCGGGACCATCGAGGCGGTGAGCGAGGAGTACGACATGGCCTTCTCGAACGGATACGGCTCGCAACTCGGCGAGGAGACGTTCCGGATCGGGCACATGGGCGAACACACCGTCGAGAGCGTGCGGGAACTCACCGACGCCATCGAGGACGTCGCGGGACTGTAG
- a CDS encoding DUF7533 family protein: MSLGLFDMIGLAASLVFALPLANYAVVRILAGETALGAGLLVVAVAMVVLPQYFLDPGRILRGLLRGLLPRQLRGDDAESGSDGDAAEK, translated from the coding sequence ATGAGCCTCGGGCTGTTCGACATGATCGGGCTGGCGGCGTCGCTCGTGTTCGCGCTGCCGCTCGCGAACTACGCGGTCGTCCGCATCCTCGCCGGCGAGACCGCCCTCGGAGCCGGACTGCTCGTCGTCGCCGTCGCGATGGTCGTGTTGCCGCAGTACTTCCTCGACCCCGGTCGGATCCTCAGGGGACTCCTCCGCGGGCTCCTCCCGCGACAGCTCCGCGGCGACGACGCGGAGTCGGGATCCGACGGCGACGCCGCAGAGAAGTGA
- a CDS encoding TMEM165/GDT1 family protein, translating to MSETTWLTVLFIAAGAQLAVLPGEKVQLLIAGLSTRYRPAVVVSAAAASFAGWTALEIRFGRVLTRTLPGIYLDALTAILFVVFAYLLVRSAPAPDAADPEATTAPLTDGGELDVRVPLVGWRVPNRFGGFLPIFAMMAFGEFGDKTQLVTISLATQYGAFPTAIWTGEMLAIVPVSLANAYFFHRFSHRFDLRKAHFAGAALFGFFALDFAANVLVGVSLWETGIDALAGLA from the coding sequence ATGAGCGAGACCACGTGGCTGACCGTTCTGTTCATCGCCGCCGGCGCGCAGCTCGCGGTCCTGCCCGGCGAGAAGGTCCAGCTGCTGATCGCCGGCCTCTCGACGCGGTACCGCCCCGCCGTCGTCGTGAGCGCGGCCGCGGCGTCGTTCGCCGGCTGGACCGCCCTCGAGATCCGGTTCGGCCGGGTGCTCACCCGGACGCTGCCGGGGATCTACCTGGACGCGCTGACGGCGATCCTGTTCGTCGTCTTCGCGTACCTGCTCGTCCGGAGCGCCCCGGCCCCCGACGCCGCGGACCCGGAGGCGACCACCGCCCCGCTGACCGACGGGGGCGAACTCGACGTGCGGGTTCCCCTGGTCGGCTGGCGGGTGCCGAACCGGTTCGGCGGCTTCCTCCCCATCTTCGCGATGATGGCGTTCGGCGAGTTCGGCGACAAGACCCAGCTCGTCACCATCTCGCTCGCCACCCAGTACGGCGCGTTCCCGACCGCCATCTGGACCGGCGAGATGCTCGCCATCGTCCCCGTGAGCCTCGCGAACGCGTACTTCTTCCACCGCTTCTCGCACCGGTTCGACCTCCGGAAGGCGCACTTCGCCGGCGCCGCGCTGTTCGGCTTCTTCGCGCTCGATTTCGCCGCGAACGTCCTCGTCGGCGTCTCGCTGTGGGAGACCGGGATCGACGCGCTCGCCGGGCTGGCGTGA
- the serA gene encoding phosphoglycerate dehydrogenase has product MKVLVTDPIADPGLERLREAGHEVETDYDVEGEALLDAVSDANALVVRSGTDVSREVFEAAEDLVIVGRAGIGVDNIDIDAATDHGVIVANAPEGNVRAAAEHTVAMTFAAARSIPQAHGRLKDGEWAKGEFLGTELNNKTLGIVGLGRVGQEVAKRLDSLGMDLVVYDPYISEERAAQFGADLVDDLHETLARADVATVHTPLLPETEGMIGEDELAQLEGGYLINCARGGIVDEDALAEAVEDGVVAGAALDSFAEEPLPADSPLLDVEDVVVTPHLGASTEAAQENVAVDTAEAVIAAFTGEPVLTALNAPSVDETAFPRIEPYIAVAETAGKVAAQLLDGRITGVEVTYEGDIAAEDVELVTASALKGVFEPLEWQVNSVNAPRLAEERGIEVTESKTRQTEDFQSIVRVAVHNGDDELAVEGTLFAGEDPRIVRIDGFRVDAVPYGHMLVARNTDEPGVIGLIGTVLGDHDVNIAGMFNGRETQGGQALTVYNLDHPIPDEAIETLLADDRIVEVTEITLDGSEERKAE; this is encoded by the coding sequence ATGAAGGTACTCGTCACGGACCCGATCGCCGACCCGGGCCTCGAGCGGCTCCGGGAGGCCGGCCACGAGGTGGAGACGGACTACGACGTCGAGGGCGAGGCGCTCTTGGACGCCGTGAGCGACGCCAACGCGCTGGTCGTTCGCTCCGGAACCGACGTCTCCCGCGAGGTGTTCGAGGCCGCGGAGGACCTCGTCATCGTCGGCCGCGCCGGCATCGGCGTCGACAACATCGACATCGACGCCGCGACGGACCACGGCGTCATCGTCGCCAACGCCCCGGAGGGGAACGTCCGGGCCGCCGCCGAGCACACGGTCGCGATGACGTTCGCGGCCGCGCGCTCGATCCCGCAGGCGCACGGCCGGCTGAAGGACGGCGAGTGGGCGAAAGGCGAGTTCCTCGGCACGGAGCTCAACAACAAGACGCTCGGCATCGTCGGGCTCGGCCGCGTCGGCCAGGAGGTCGCGAAGCGGCTCGACTCGCTGGGGATGGATCTCGTCGTCTACGACCCGTACATCTCCGAGGAGCGCGCGGCGCAGTTCGGCGCGGACCTCGTCGACGACCTCCACGAGACGCTCGCCCGCGCCGACGTGGCGACGGTCCACACGCCGCTGCTTCCCGAGACCGAGGGGATGATCGGCGAGGACGAGCTCGCCCAGCTGGAGGGCGGCTACCTGATCAACTGCGCCCGCGGCGGCATCGTCGACGAGGACGCGCTCGCCGAGGCGGTCGAGGACGGCGTCGTCGCGGGGGCCGCGCTCGACTCCTTCGCCGAGGAGCCGCTGCCCGCCGACTCCCCGCTCCTCGACGTCGAGGACGTCGTCGTCACGCCGCACCTCGGCGCGTCGACGGAGGCCGCCCAGGAGAACGTCGCCGTCGACACCGCCGAGGCCGTGATCGCGGCGTTCACCGGCGAGCCGGTGCTCACGGCGCTCAACGCGCCCTCGGTCGACGAGACCGCGTTCCCGCGGATCGAGCCGTACATCGCCGTCGCGGAGACCGCCGGCAAGGTCGCCGCCCAGCTGCTCGACGGCCGGATCACGGGCGTCGAGGTGACCTACGAGGGCGACATCGCCGCCGAGGACGTCGAGCTCGTCACGGCGTCGGCGCTGAAGGGCGTCTTCGAGCCGCTCGAGTGGCAGGTGAACTCGGTCAACGCGCCGCGGCTCGCCGAGGAGCGCGGCATCGAGGTGACCGAGTCGAAGACCCGACAGACCGAGGACTTCCAGAGCATCGTGCGGGTCGCCGTCCACAACGGCGACGACGAGCTCGCCGTGGAGGGGACGCTGTTCGCGGGCGAGGACCCGCGGATCGTCCGCATCGACGGCTTCCGCGTCGACGCCGTCCCCTACGGCCACATGCTCGTCGCGCGCAACACCGACGAGCCTGGCGTCATCGGCCTCATCGGCACCGTCCTCGGCGACCACGACGTCAACATCGCGGGGATGTTCAACGGCCGCGAGACGCAGGGCGGCCAGGCGCTGACCGTGTACAACCTCGATCACCCGATCCCCGACGAGGCGATCGAGACCCTGCTCGCCGACGACCGGATCGTCGAGGTGACCGAGATCACCCTCGACGGGTCCGAGGAGCGGAAGGCGGAGTAG
- the thpR gene encoding RNA 2',3'-cyclic phosphodiesterase yields the protein MSPSPSSSPSPSSSSVRAFVAVELPDDLAEPIADLQSSLADAPGIRPTDPRQAHLTLKFLGDVAVDRLEEVRAAGERAVDRAGVGPFDCTVEGLGVFPSLEYISVVWAGIGEGDEELTRLHEALEAETTALGFEPEEHAFTPHVTLARMDDGRGKDLVREVVRERDPELGSFEVGSASLIESTLTEDGPVYEPIATFDLRE from the coding sequence ATGTCGCCGTCGCCATCGTCGTCGCCGTCGCCATCGTCCTCGTCCGTCCGGGCGTTCGTCGCCGTCGAGCTGCCCGACGACCTCGCGGAACCGATCGCCGACCTCCAGTCGTCGCTCGCGGACGCGCCGGGGATCCGACCCACGGACCCGCGCCAGGCGCACCTGACGCTGAAGTTCCTCGGCGACGTCGCCGTCGACCGCCTCGAGGAGGTGCGCGCCGCCGGCGAGCGCGCGGTCGACCGCGCCGGCGTCGGGCCGTTCGACTGTACGGTTGAGGGGCTCGGCGTCTTCCCCTCGCTCGAGTACATCTCCGTGGTCTGGGCCGGGATCGGGGAGGGCGACGAGGAGCTGACTCGGCTCCACGAGGCGCTGGAGGCGGAGACGACCGCGCTCGGGTTCGAGCCGGAAGAGCACGCGTTCACGCCGCACGTCACCCTCGCCCGGATGGACGACGGGCGCGGGAAGGACCTCGTACGGGAGGTCGTCCGCGAGCGCGACCCCGAACTCGGGAGCTTCGAGGTCGGATCGGCGTCCCTGATCGAGTCGACGCTCACGGAGGACGGGCCGGTCTACGAGCCGATCGCGACGTTCGACCTCCGGGAGTGA